Proteins from a single region of Choloepus didactylus isolate mChoDid1 chromosome 10, mChoDid1.pri, whole genome shotgun sequence:
- the LOC119545359 gene encoding olfactory receptor 13C2-like gives MEWENRTILTEFFLKGLSGYPRLELLFFVLILIMYVVILLGNGTLILISILDSLLHTPMYFFLGNLSFLDICYTTTFTPSMLVNFLSKRKTISFSGCAVQMFLGLAMGTTECVLLGMMAFDRYVAICNPLRYPIIMSKDSYVPMAAASWVIGAVNSAVQTVFVVQLPFCRNNVINHFSCEILAVMKLACADISGNELVMLVATTLFNIVPLLLIAISYTLIISSILKIRSSEGRSKAFSTCSAHLTVVIIFYGTILFMYMKPKSKESPNPDDLDATDKFISMFYGVMTPMMNPLIYSLRNKDVKEAVIHLLTRKVLKN, from the coding sequence ATGGAATGGGAAAATCGAACTATTCTGACAGAATTTTTTCTGAAGGGGCTTTCCGGTTACCCAAGGCTTGAGCTACTCTTTTTTGTCCTGATCTTGATAATGTATGTGGTCATCCTGCTGGGCAATGGCACCCTTATTTTAATCAGCATCTTGGACTCTCTCCTCCACACCCCTATGTACTTCTTCCTGGGGAACCTCTCCTTCCTGGACATCTGCTACACCACCACCTTCACTCCCTCCATGTTGGTGAACTTTCTCTCAAAAAGAAAGACCATTTCCTTCTCTGGCTGTGCCGTTCAGATGTTCCTTGGCTTGGCTATGGGGACCACAGAGTGTGTGCTCCTGGGCATGATGGCCtttgaccgctatgtggccatctgcaaccCTCTGAGATATCCTATCATCATGAGCAAGGATTCCTATGTGCCCATGGCAGCTGCATCCTGGGTCATAGGGGCTGTCAACTCTGCTGTACAAACTGTGTTTGTGGTACAATTGCCATTCTGCAGGAATAATGTCATCAATCATTTCTCCTGTGAAATCCTCGCTGTCATGAAGTTGGCTTGTGCTGACATCTCAGGCAATGAGCTCGTTATGCTGGTGGCCACaacattattcaacattgtgccccTTCTCTTGATTGCCATCTCTTATACATTAATCATTTCCAGCATCCTCAAGATCCGCTCCTCTGAGGGGAGAagcaaagccttctccacctgctcagCCCACCTGACTGTGGTGATTATATTCTATGGGACAATTCTCTTCATGTACATGAAGCCCAAATCTAAAGAGTCACCTAATCCAGATGACTTAGATGCTACTGACAAGTTTATATCCATGTTCTATGGGGTGATGACTCCCATGATGAATCCTTTAATCTATAGTCTCAGAAACAAGGATGTGAAAGAAGCAGTAATACACCTACTgacaagaaaagttttaaaaaattaa